One Bdellovibrionales bacterium DNA segment encodes these proteins:
- a CDS encoding dihydroorotase, which translates to MSQTPFDLILKNATVLVPNPHGLGLIEDKLDVAVADRKIAKIAPQINESAAKTLDLKGLHLLPGVIDSQVHFREPGLTHKEDLETGTRGAVLGGITTVFEMPNTAPSTTTQEAFEDKLHRAQNRCHSHYAFFIGASAENASELAKLEVLPHCSGVKIFMGSSTGSLLVDNDEALEKIMRSGHRRVIVHSEDEARMRERRHIATDSQDVHMHPVWRDAESALISTKRLIGLARKTGRKVHVLHVSTGDEMDFLQDKKDIATVEVLPQHLTLFAPDCYDRLKNYAQQNPPIREKRHMDRIWKAVLDGTVDIIGSDHAPHTREEKERPYPQSPSGMPGVQTLLPIMLNHVNQGRLPLTHFVQLVTENPRRVFGLKDKGRIEVGCDADFTVVDMKKERVIENSWIASRSGWTPYDGMKVQGWPTHTILLGEVVMENDFIVSPHRGQGAWFETN; encoded by the coding sequence ATGTCGCAAACGCCGTTCGATTTAATACTCAAAAACGCCACTGTTCTTGTTCCAAACCCACATGGTTTAGGCCTTATCGAGGACAAACTCGACGTGGCGGTCGCGGACCGCAAGATCGCAAAAATTGCCCCGCAAATTAATGAGTCCGCAGCAAAAACCCTGGACCTTAAAGGCTTGCATTTGCTGCCCGGAGTGATCGACTCCCAAGTTCATTTTCGCGAACCGGGTTTGACTCATAAAGAAGACCTTGAAACAGGAACTCGCGGTGCCGTCCTTGGTGGAATAACAACAGTTTTTGAAATGCCGAACACGGCCCCTTCAACTACGACTCAAGAAGCCTTTGAAGACAAACTCCATCGTGCCCAGAATCGCTGTCACTCTCACTATGCCTTTTTCATCGGCGCTTCGGCTGAAAACGCGAGCGAATTAGCAAAACTAGAAGTGCTTCCCCACTGCTCTGGCGTCAAAATCTTTATGGGAAGCTCCACCGGCAGCCTGCTCGTGGATAACGACGAGGCGCTTGAAAAAATCATGCGCTCCGGTCATCGCCGCGTGATTGTTCACTCGGAAGATGAAGCCCGCATGCGCGAGCGCCGTCACATCGCTACGGATTCCCAGGACGTCCACATGCATCCCGTATGGCGCGATGCTGAGTCGGCTTTGATTTCAACCAAACGTCTGATAGGCCTTGCTCGCAAAACCGGCCGCAAAGTTCATGTTCTGCATGTTTCCACCGGCGATGAGATGGACTTCTTGCAAGACAAGAAAGATATCGCCACGGTCGAAGTTTTACCCCAGCATCTGACGCTGTTTGCTCCGGACTGCTATGATCGTTTGAAAAACTATGCTCAGCAGAATCCGCCGATTCGTGAAAAGCGCCATATGGACCGCATCTGGAAAGCGGTTCTCGACGGCACGGTGGATATTATCGGTTCGGATCATGCGCCACATACGCGCGAAGAAAAAGAACGCCCTTATCCGCAAAGTCCTTCGGGCATGCCGGGCGTGCAAACACTGCTACCGATTATGCTCAATCACGTGAACCAAGGTCGCTTGCCACTCACGCATTTTGTGCAACTTGTGACTGAAAATCCACGCCGCGTATTCGGCCTCAAAGACAAAGGCCGCATTGAAGTGGGCTGTGACGCCGACTTCACGGTTGTCGATATGAAAAAAGAGCGGGTGATTGAAAACAGCTGGATCGCCAGCCGCTCCGGCTGGACTCCCTATGATGGAATGAAAGTTCAAGGCTGGCCGACGCACACGATTTTGCTCGGCGAAGTCGTGATGGAAAACGATTTCATCGTTTCTCCGCATCGCGGTCAGGGAGCTTGGTTTGAGACCAACTAA
- a CDS encoding DUF4360 domain-containing protein codes for MFMKLLSSVLSVLLVAGSLTAQAQTGLKLGQPAYGGTGCPAGSASVTLSPDETALSILFDSYLAEAGSTTGRTVDRKSCNISIPVQVPNGYSVSIFQVDYRGFNLIPAAGAYTRMDTEYFWAGSRGPRFARVYSGPTNDNYTLSDGLVAQTMVWTPCGASVNLRVNSSIMAQTNRQQQQTMITVDSADLTSGLVYHLQWRRCGP; via the coding sequence ATTTTTATGAAGCTACTATCGTCTGTTCTTTCCGTGCTACTTGTTGCGGGGAGTCTAACAGCTCAGGCGCAAACTGGCCTTAAACTCGGTCAGCCTGCTTACGGAGGCACAGGGTGTCCTGCCGGAAGTGCGAGCGTCACCTTGAGTCCGGATGAGACGGCGCTCAGTATTCTTTTCGATTCGTACTTGGCGGAAGCGGGTTCGACAACGGGAAGAACAGTGGATCGCAAATCGTGCAACATCTCGATTCCGGTTCAAGTCCCTAATGGTTACAGCGTTTCCATTTTCCAAGTGGATTATCGCGGCTTCAACTTGATTCCAGCGGCGGGTGCTTACACTCGTATGGATACTGAGTACTTTTGGGCAGGATCTCGCGGTCCTCGCTTTGCCCGTGTGTACTCTGGTCCTACTAATGACAACTATACTTTGTCTGATGGTCTCGTGGCGCAAACTATGGTTTGGACTCCGTGCGGAGCTAGCGTGAATCTTCGCGTGAACAGCTCGATCATGGCGCAAACAAACCGCCAACAGCAACAAACTATGATCACGGTCGACTCTGCCGATTTGACATCAGGTTTGGTGTACCACCTTCAGTGGAGAAGATGCGGTCCGTAG
- a CDS encoding septation protein IspZ translates to MSFFFGGLLPVIAFTVIEEKYGVIAGLIAGMVFGFGEILFELIRHRKVATMTWIGNGLLLVLGGISLISSEGLWFKLQPAIMEGAFAIAMWGSYLIKKPLLVFLAEKQGQQLPEPIKKKLGGVTLRTGFFFAIHTGLAIWAALEWTTTNWALLKGIGLTVSFIVYLGAEVFYLRRSAVNMKE, encoded by the coding sequence CTGTCCTTCTTTTTCGGCGGGCTTCTTCCCGTCATTGCCTTTACTGTGATCGAAGAAAAGTACGGCGTGATCGCGGGTCTTATCGCCGGCATGGTGTTTGGTTTTGGCGAAATTCTTTTTGAACTCATTCGTCACCGCAAAGTCGCGACGATGACTTGGATCGGAAATGGTTTATTGCTCGTCCTCGGTGGGATCTCGCTGATTTCCAGCGAAGGACTGTGGTTTAAACTTCAGCCCGCCATCATGGAGGGTGCTTTTGCGATCGCCATGTGGGGCTCGTACCTTATTAAAAAGCCGCTGCTAGTTTTCCTCGCTGAAAAACAAGGTCAACAGCTGCCGGAGCCGATTAAGAAAAAACTTGGTGGCGTGACTCTTCGGACCGGGTTTTTCTTTGCGATTCATACTGGCCTCGCCATTTGGGCAGCTCTGGAGTGGACGACAACAAACTGGGCCTTGTTAAAGGGCATTGGTCTCACCGTCAGTTTTATCGTTTATTTGGGGGCCGAGGTCTTTTATCTGCGCCGATCTGCAGTTAACATGAAGGAATGA
- a CDS encoding HEAT repeat domain-containing protein, whose translation MKKLILTATLALVPTLSVQAAIPAKNNLRPRVMEILNLPPENRTQALLSTTEDMYKEFISVAFAEDQSMRLRWRALMMAAEGRREKSTPDLLKASVHKQWFMRNAALVALAEVNDPEAQKLAKKLLKDKALVVRSAAVDVLQKSPRPEVRDLLWEEMNQKYNFRNQESLWIRSQIVEAMAQKPADHELKLFTKFLNDKDARVQAASVGGMEKLTGVKLGDAKTTREKMVLLWQDYARKEKLTL comes from the coding sequence ATGAAAAAATTAATCCTGACTGCGACTTTGGCTCTCGTTCCTACGTTGAGTGTGCAAGCGGCTATTCCCGCTAAAAACAATCTGCGCCCCCGCGTGATGGAGATCTTGAATCTTCCACCAGAAAACCGCACCCAAGCTTTGCTTTCAACGACGGAAGATATGTACAAAGAGTTTATCTCTGTTGCCTTTGCCGAAGATCAAAGCATGCGTCTTCGTTGGCGCGCCTTGATGATGGCTGCTGAAGGCCGTCGCGAAAAATCGACGCCGGATCTTTTGAAAGCGTCTGTTCACAAGCAATGGTTCATGCGTAACGCCGCTTTAGTGGCACTGGCTGAAGTGAATGATCCTGAAGCACAAAAACTGGCGAAGAAACTTTTGAAAGACAAAGCTCTCGTGGTTCGCTCGGCGGCGGTCGACGTTTTGCAAAAGAGCCCTCGTCCTGAAGTGCGCGATCTTTTGTGGGAAGAGATGAATCAAAAGTACAACTTCCGCAATCAAGAAAGTCTTTGGATCCGTTCACAAATCGTTGAAGCCATGGCACAAAAGCCGGCGGATCACGAGTTGAAACTTTTCACGAAATTCCTTAACGATAAAGACGCTCGTGTTCAAGCAGCCTCTGTCGGTGGAATGGAAAAGCTCACGGGTGTTAAACTCGGTGATGCAAAAACGACGCGCGAGAAAATGGTTTTGCTCTGGCAAGATTATGCTCGTAAAGAAAAGCTCACTCTTTAG